One Elusimicrobiota bacterium genomic region harbors:
- a CDS encoding polysaccharide deacetylase family protein codes for MNSVPILLYHHISYDREITPDGFFQQLVFLKKTGYETIFLNQLPCFTKKVKKSVVITFDDGFVDNWIYAFPILKKLNMKATIFVTTSYIDDGLVRQNYDDNSEIKLDTLKNEKDKKYFLNWQELKIMYKSGLIDIQSHTNTHKNFNKYNEYENIEEEIKVSKNIIEKNLNKECGFICWPWGKYRKNWVDIAKNNGYTGCVTTRVGANTEKTNPYEIKRFKIEKENIDWFSNRVSLCSNKMIVNLYGLVFGLDRKVKNIFNEYRTYN; via the coding sequence ATGAACTCAGTTCCCATTTTACTTTATCATCATATCTCATATGACAGGGAAATTACACCGGACGGGTTTTTTCAGCAGCTTGTATTTTTGAAGAAAACAGGGTATGAGACGATTTTTCTTAATCAACTGCCTTGTTTTACAAAAAAGGTTAAAAAGTCAGTTGTAATAACTTTTGATGATGGTTTTGTCGATAATTGGATTTATGCTTTTCCGATACTTAAGAAGTTAAATATGAAAGCGACCATTTTTGTAACTACATCTTACATTGATGATGGTCTTGTTAGGCAAAATTACGACGACAATTCTGAAATAAAGCTTGATACTTTGAAGAACGAAAAAGATAAAAAATATTTTCTGAATTGGCAGGAACTTAAAATTATGTATAAATCCGGCTTGATAGATATACAATCGCATACAAATACACACAAAAATTTCAACAAATACAATGAATATGAAAATATAGAAGAAGAGATTAAGGTGTCAAAAAATATTATAGAAAAAAATCTTAATAAAGAATGTGGATTTATATGCTGGCCTTGGGGTAAATACAGGAAAAATTGGGTGGATATCGCAAAGAATAACGGGTATACAGGTTGTGTAACTACAAGAGTCGGGGCAAACACAGAAAAAACAAACCCGTATGAAATAAAAAGGTTCAAAATAGAAAAAGAAAATATTGATTGGTTTTCAAATAGAGTATCATTGTGCAGTAACAAAATGATTGTTAATTTATACGGACTGGTGTTTGGATTGGATAGAAAGGTAAAAAATATATTTAATGAATATCGCACATATAACTAA
- the galT gene encoding galactose-1-phosphate uridylyltransferase: protein MPEIRQNLVTKDWVIISTERAKRPEDFKKKEKLKVILPEYEQNCPFCPGNEEKMSPDETLHINRGGKWQVRIIPNKFPALSKTGDRVRTVDGIKRKLTGVGLHEVVIETPLHNTTTALLKYEDVCDIIKSYKIRYNEMLADKRVEMIIIFKNHGEAAGTSLLHPHSQIVATPVVPAQVRERFNDAQKYFDENFECVFCKILAEELKDGSRIVLESKHFVAFIPYAALSPFHCWIYPKKHYSSFGDITEDEVFDLAFNLHTTLKKYYKGLDNPDFNYVIRSSPTDLNNLDFFHWYISIVPRLTKTAGFELGSGMFINSSFPENDAKFLREVKI from the coding sequence ATGCCGGAAATAAGGCAAAATCTTGTTACAAAAGATTGGGTAATTATATCAACAGAAAGGGCGAAACGACCTGAAGATTTTAAAAAGAAAGAAAAATTAAAAGTAATTTTACCGGAATATGAGCAAAACTGTCCTTTTTGTCCTGGTAATGAAGAAAAGATGTCACCCGATGAGACACTTCATATTAACAGGGGCGGAAAATGGCAGGTAAGGATAATTCCTAATAAATTTCCGGCATTGTCCAAGACAGGTGATAGAGTGCGTACTGTGGATGGCATTAAAAGGAAACTTACTGGTGTAGGACTTCATGAAGTAGTTATAGAAACTCCGTTACATAATACTACCACTGCACTTTTAAAATATGAAGATGTTTGTGATATAATTAAGTCATACAAAATACGGTACAATGAAATGCTTGCTGATAAGCGGGTTGAGATGATAATAATTTTTAAAAATCACGGTGAAGCTGCCGGAACTTCATTGCTTCATCCGCATTCGCAGATTGTCGCAACTCCGGTTGTTCCTGCACAGGTAAGGGAAAGATTTAACGATGCGCAAAAATATTTTGATGAAAATTTTGAATGTGTTTTTTGTAAAATTCTCGCGGAGGAATTGAAAGACGGCTCACGCATAGTACTTGAAAGCAAACATTTTGTTGCGTTTATTCCATATGCGGCACTGTCTCCGTTCCATTGCTGGATTTATCCAAAAAAGCATTATTCAAGTTTTGGCGATATAACTGAAGATGAAGTTTTTGATTTAGCTTTTAACCTGCACACAACGCTAAAAAAATATTACAAAGGACTTGATAATCCTGATTTCAATTACGTCATACGTTCATCACCGACAGATTTAAATAATCTTGATTTTTTCCATTGGTATATTAGTATTGTTCCGCGTCTAACAAAAACAGCAGGATTTGAATTGGGTAGCGGTATGTTTATTAACTCGTCTTTTCCGGAAAATGATGCAAAGTTTTTAAGAGAAGTTAAAATATGA
- a CDS encoding secretin N-terminal domain-containing protein → MNYKTSIKVMLFAGVIFLLGVNSYSAEPTSQGRIKFDVDIQDDAGIDTVSKIVTLKNIKASEIEMFIKGRLSRYGTVQVNDALNMIIITDKQPKVNDLSKLVQELDINGLKEFLRLKTESISLKYTQAFMIKPLVQSQLSPDGSILVDSDHNTLVITDVGSKIDFIRNLIAKLDTPVPQIVIEAKIIEISQDYISKVGLDWNALTGILEGNLSYSNSKINYGTSQTDTSNYTPNTSNNHTWDNVSKNKQNNNNFNTSVYLRNANLGDFVNMLVNDGNAKILSSPKIITLNNKSATIYTGDSIMYMQQNSSYENSNRIGLTLNVTPLVKSDDLINLNINAQISDLIGWSPQGQPMVSSRQAASTIDIKNGQTYVMGGIEKTTLVDSIKGVPVLKSIPLIKYLFSKKTKTKITNQVLIYITSRILISTGEESQKNIEQLKKIEK, encoded by the coding sequence ATGAATTACAAGACTAGTATAAAAGTAATGTTGTTTGCTGGGGTGATCTTTTTACTGGGAGTGAATTCTTATAGTGCAGAGCCGACTTCTCAAGGACGTATAAAGTTTGATGTAGATATTCAGGATGATGCGGGTATAGATACAGTAAGTAAAATTGTAACCTTGAAAAATATCAAAGCATCAGAAATTGAGATGTTCATCAAGGGTCGTCTTTCCCGTTATGGGACGGTTCAAGTAAACGATGCTTTAAATATGATTATAATTACAGATAAACAACCAAAAGTTAATGACTTATCAAAACTTGTTCAAGAATTGGATATAAATGGATTAAAAGAATTTCTTCGTTTAAAAACAGAATCAATTTCTTTAAAATATACACAAGCATTCATGATTAAACCTCTGGTCCAGTCACAGTTATCACCAGATGGCAGTATACTGGTAGATAGTGATCATAATACCCTGGTAATCACTGATGTGGGAAGTAAAATTGATTTCATCAGAAACCTGATTGCCAAATTAGATACTCCTGTACCACAGATAGTCATTGAGGCAAAGATAATTGAAATCAGCCAGGATTATATAAGTAAAGTTGGGCTTGATTGGAATGCTCTAACAGGAATATTAGAAGGTAATTTAAGTTATTCTAACAGCAAAATTAACTATGGCACTTCTCAAACAGATACTAGTAATTATACACCAAATACCAGTAATAACCATACTTGGGATAACGTTTCTAAAAATAAACAAAATAACAATAACTTTAATACAAGTGTATATCTTAGGAATGCAAATTTAGGAGATTTTGTTAACATGTTGGTCAATGATGGTAACGCAAAGATACTTTCCTCACCGAAAATTATTACTTTGAACAATAAGTCGGCAACCATATACACTGGTGATTCAATAATGTATATGCAACAGAACAGTTCATATGAAAATTCAAATAGAATCGGACTAACTTTAAATGTAACGCCACTTGTAAAATCTGATGACTTAATTAATTTAAATATAAATGCACAAATAAGTGATTTGATAGGTTGGAGTCCGCAAGGACAGCCAATGGTTTCATCACGTCAAGCGGCAAGTACGATAGACATAAAGAATGGTCAAACTTATGTGATGGGTGGTATTGAAAAAACAACTTTAGTGGATTCAATAAAAGGTGTTCCTGTATTAAAAAGCATTCCTTTGATTAAGTATCTATTCTCTAAGAAAACAAAAACTAAAATTACCAATCAAGTTCTCATTTATATTACATCACGTATTCTTATCAGTACTGGTGAAGAATCTCAAAAGAACATTGAGCAATTAAAAAAAATTGAAAAGTAG
- a CDS encoding isoprenylcysteine carboxylmethyltransferase family protein gives MYNNLRRFIAFLFAIVVLYFAVKTEMLFYWAIIFIFFGEIIRVWAAGYIRKNKILSIVGPYKYVRNPLYVGSLLIGIGFGLFIWNFYILAFIVVLFIVIYTLQINSEEKELKNIFGEKYLDYKKNVRRWLPGIKPYGLENGEFDVKLAIFKNREYNAIFGCIGMILAILILRKI, from the coding sequence ATGTATAATAATTTAAGAAGGTTTATTGCTTTTTTGTTTGCTATCGTAGTTTTGTATTTTGCAGTGAAGACCGAAATGCTTTTTTATTGGGCTATTATTTTTATTTTTTTTGGAGAAATTATACGGGTCTGGGCGGCCGGATATATTAGAAAAAATAAAATACTTTCAATTGTTGGTCCGTATAAATATGTCCGGAACCCGCTTTATGTCGGTTCACTTTTAATAGGCATTGGTTTTGGTTTATTTATTTGGAATTTTTACATTTTAGCTTTTATTGTAGTACTTTTTATTGTAATTTATACTTTACAAATAAATTCGGAAGAAAAGGAACTTAAAAATATTTTCGGAGAAAAATATCTTGATTATAAAAAGAATGTAAGGCGATGGTTACCCGGGATAAAACCATATGGATTGGAAAATGGGGAATTCGACGTAAAACTTGCTATTTTTAAGAATAGGGAGTATAATGCAATTTTTGGCTGTATAGGAATGATTTTAGCTATTTTAATATTAAGAAAAATTTGA